Proteins from a genomic interval of Gossypium raimondii chloroplast, complete genome:
- the rpl23 gene encoding ribosomal protein L23 → MDGIKYVVVTDKSIRLLVKNQYTSNVESGSTRTEIKHWVELFFGVKVIAMNSHRLPGKGRRMGPIMGHTMHYRRMIITLQPGYSIPPLRTKRT, encoded by the coding sequence ATGGATGGAATCAAATATGTAGTAGTTACAGACAAAAGTATTCGGTTATTGGTGAAAAATCAATATACTTCTAATGTCGAATCAGGATCAACTAGGACAGAAATAAAGCATTGGGTCGAACTCTTCTTTGGTGTCAAGGTAATAGCTATGAATAGTCATCGACTCCCCGGAAAGGGTAGAAGAATGGGACCTATTATGGGACATACAATGCATTACAGGCGTATGATCATTACGCTTCAACCGGGTTATTCTATTCCACCTCTTAGAACGAAAAGAACTTAA